From the genome of Nasonia vitripennis strain AsymCx chromosome 1, Nvit_psr_1.1, whole genome shotgun sequence, one region includes:
- the LOC100119154 gene encoding muscle calcium channel subunit alpha-1 isoform X2 — protein sequence MSAGDGGAPLGQPAREARNTPDTLQPAQQQNGAREGLGPLGEAPPSTTGGQTVATTVAAGKPGAASAANQAAEKAAAAAAAKRPARRGGKPQPDRPVRALFCLQLKNPLRKLCIDIVEWKPFEYLILLTIFANCVALAVYTPYPFGDSNQTNAYLEKVEYVFLVIFTAECVMKIIAYGFVAHQGAYLRNGWNLLDFTIVVIGMISTVLTTFMKEGFDVKALRAFRVLRPLRLVSGVPSLQVVLNSILRAMVPLLHIALLVIFVIIIYAIIGLELFSGKLHSTCWNNVTGEMWDDPHPCGDSGFKCSTLGDEWVCDAKKYWDGPNWGITNFDNFGLAMLTVFQCVTLEGWTDVLYSIEDAMGSTWQWVYFVSLVILGAFFVMNLILGVLSGEFSKEREKAKARGDFHKLREKQQIEDDMRGYLDWITQAEDIEPEADEPQTQDGKSKQQNEMESTDRLESDEGVQHESLWKRKKRDFDRANRRMRRACRKAVKSQVFYWLIIVLVFLNTGVLATEHYKQPEWLDQFQEITNMFFIVLFSMEMMLKMYSLGFQGYFVSLFNRFDCFVVIGSISEMVLTNTNVMPPLGVSVLRCVRLLRVFKVTKYWRSLSNLVASLLNSIQSIASLLLLLFLFIVIFALLGMQVFGGRFNFSAEDDKPRHNFDSFWQSLLTVFQILTGEDWNVVMYTGIRAYGGVASSGVLACIYFIILFICGNYILLNVFLAIAVDNLADAESLTAIEKEAEEEAEKNKSRSGSPGQDELSGEQDDGADVTGGEDEEGNTDLEQDPNETMEDYEAALDGSDKDEDGHGKVRLDLESDEEDLEGDEEDDHTEIQDEDIENEVSARPRRMSEFNMGTKIVPIPPASSFFVFSQTNRFRVFCHWVCNHSYFGNVILVCIMISSAMLAAEDPIDPNSQRNKILAYFDYFFTTVFTIEICLKTISYGFILHDGAFCRSSFNLLDLLVVCVSIVSTQLSSGAISVVKILRVLRVLRPLRAINRAKGLKYVVKCVIVAIKTIGNIMLVTYLLQFMFAVIGVQLFKGKFFMCNDRSKITSEECQGTYIKYEDGNINKPLTEERKWERNLFHFDDVAKAMLTLFTVSTFEGWPGLLYVSIDSNKEDFGPIYNFRPIVAAYYIIYIIIIAFFMVNIFVGFVIVTFQNEGEQEYKNCELDKNQRNCIEFALKAKPVRRYIPKHRIQYKVWWFVTSQPFEYTIFCLIMINTVTLAMKFYQQPKAYTDLLDGLNMVFTAVFALEFIFKLAAFRFKNYFGDAWNVFDFIIVLGSFIDIVCSEVTTGPPVGISINFFRLFRVMRLVKLLSRGEGIRTLLWTFIKSFQALPYVALLIVMLFFIYAVIGMQMFGKIVINDETPIHRNNHFQNFPQAVLVLFRSATGEAWQEIMMACSYNPEKVLCVVTPNSTESTPDSCGSDLAFPYFISFYVLCSFLIINLFVAVIMDNFDYLTRDWSILGPHHLDEFIRLWSEYDPDAKGRIKHLDVVTLLRKISPPLGFGKLCPHRVACKRLVSMNMPLNSDGTVLFNATLFAVVRTSLRIKTEGNIDEANAQLRAVIKKIWKRTSPKLLDQVVPPPGVDDEVTVGKFYATFLIQDYFRRFKKKKELEMKEGDKDCHNAVTLQAGLRTLHEAGPELKRAISGNLEELLDDNPEPMHRRNHSLFGSVWSSMRKHGQHSFNRARSLKLNSTGSKASPTNSIDFLPYCSLQRGGPDALNQINARSHQVVPNVAGGLSDNAMGQLSIEPRLMGAEESIPLRPLAIFGGQQLMNYRPPHKLVERSRRRSLQDGVERQVTGPATLSPTRAAASPPAQRHHHRLVAVASAAAASDREPSRPQSQATATHPTSADTSLGAPSPSFASSSTSGTEPRYHSYPGQGCCADCATWSSSHVEEEQEKSEQVEAGLDNDIIDLDEDDEEDVDVELAELDDETSLESSSASGLKNDDSGGWVRAAPRQVSSSLRSHYHQHPHRLVEPTSSSPSVSYRADSSFGSKSRPSRDGEKDKEKDKSKGKKSISSSLRSRFGGGSSSSRRNSARESRSIANGLKLAQTQAIAVAGFLADVDASQWKVCDTCFSHRASYHGRASWGRESNGSVGTERLSHSLPGSPADRKPNFEVIGSAESLVGRVLVEQGLGKYCDPEFVRYTSREMQEALEMTREEMDRAAHQLLLQERRGQPLAYQLQQQQQQQHSTSNTLTPPTADQQSWNSASTNPPSGATIAVDYQPLHQDVHHQSQQQPQYRQLQPPS from the exons CGGCCAGACCGTGGCGACGACCGTCGCGGCGGGCAAGCCCGGCGCCGCCTCCGCCGCTAACCAGGCCGCGGAGAAGGCCGCCGCGGCCGCCGCGGCCAAGCGACCGGCCCGCCGGGGCGGCAAGCCCCAGCCCGACCGGCCGGTCCGCGCGCTCTTCTGCCTGCAGCTCAAGAACCCGCTGCGCAAGCTCTGCATCGACATCGTCGAGTGGAA ACCGTTCGAGTACCTCATCCTGCTGACGATCTTCGCCAACTGCGTCGCACTGGCCGTGTACACGCCCTACCCCTTCGGAGACTCGAACCAGACCAACGCGTACCTG GAAAAAGTCGAGTACGTCTTCCTCGTCATCTTCACGGCCGAGTGCGTGATGAAGATCATCGCGTACGGCTTCGTGGCGCACCAGGGCGCCTACTTGCGCAACGGCTGGAATCTCCTCGACTTCACGATCGTCGTAATCGG AATGATCAGCACGGTGCTGACGACCTTCATGAAGGAGGGCTTCGACGTCAAGGCGCTCAGGGCCTTCCGGGTGCTTCGACCTCTCAGGCTCGTCTCGGGCGTGCCAA GTCTCCAGGTCGTGCTCAACTCGATCCTGAGGGCGATggtgccgctgctgcacaTCGCCCTCCTCGTGATCTTCGTCATCATCATCTACGCGATCATCGGGCTCGAGCTCTTCTCCGGCAAGCTCCACTCGACCTGCTGGAACAACGTCACGG GCGAGATGTGGGACGACCCCCACCCTTGCGGCGACAGCGGCTTCAAGTGCAGCACGCTGGGCGACGAGTGGGTCTGCGACGCCAAGAAGTACTGGGACGGGCCCAACTGGGGCATCACCAACTTCGACAACTTCGGACTGGCCATGCTCACCGTCTTCCAGTGCGTCACCCTCGAGGGCTGGACCGACGTCCTCTACTCG ATAGAGGACGCGATGGGCAGCACCTGGCAGTGGGTCTACTTCGTCTCGCTGGTCATCCTCGGAGCCTTCTTCGTCATGAACCTCATTCTCGGAGTGTTGTCTGG AGAGTTCTCCAAGGAGAGGGAGAAGGCCAAAGCTCGCGGCGACTTCCACAAGCTGCGCGAGAAGCAGCAGATCGAGGACGACATGCGGGGCTACCTCGACTGGATCACCCAGGCGGAGGACATCGAGCCCGAGGCCGACGAGCCGCAGACGCAGGACGGCAAGT CCAAGCAGCAGAACGAGATGGAGAGCACGGACCGGCTGGAGAGCGACGAGGGCGTGCAGCACGAGTCCCTCTGGAAGCGCAAGAAGCGCGACTTCGACCGGGCGAACCGGCGGATGCGCCGGGCCTGTCGCAAGGCGGTCAAGTCCCAGGTCTTCTACTGGCTCATCATCGTCCTGGTCTTCCTCAACACCGGCGTCCTCGCGACCGAGCACTACAAGCAGCCGGAGTGGCTCGACCAGTTCCAGGAGATCACCAACATGTTCTTCATTGTTCTCTTCTCCATGGAAATGATGCTCAAGATGTACAGCTTGGGCTTTCAGGGCTACTTCGTCTCGCTCTTCAACAGGTTCGACTGCTTCGTCGTCATCGGCTCGATAAGCGAGATGGTACTGACCAACACGAACGTCATGCCGCCGCTCGGAGTCTCCGTGCTGAGATGCGTCAGGCTGCTCAGGGTGTTCAAAGTGACCAA GTACTGGCGATCGCTGTCGAACCTCGTGGCCTCCTTGCTCAACTCGATACAGTCGATCGCCTCGCTCTTGCTGCTTTTGTTCCTCTTCATCGTCATATTCGCCCTGCTCGGCATGCAG GTGTTCGGCGGCAGATTCAACTTCAGCGCCGAGGACGACAAGCCGCGGCACAACTTCGACAGCTTCTGGCAGAGCTTGCTCACCGTCTTTCAG ATCTTGACGGGCGAGGACTGGAACGTAGTCATGTACACGGGTATCCGAGCGTACGGGGGCGTCGCCAGCTCCGGTGTCCTCGCCTGCATCTACTTCATCATTCTCTTCATCTGCGGTAACT ACATCCTGCTGAACGTCTTCTTGGCCATCGCCGTGGACAACCTGGCGGACGCCGAGTCTCTCACTGCCATCGAGAAGGAAGCCGAGGAGGAG GCCGAAAAGAACAAGTCGCGCAGCGGTTCCCCAGGCCAAGATGAACTGAGCGGGGAACAAGACGACGGAGCCGATGTGACGGGCGGCGAAGACGAAGAGGGCAATACCGATCTCGAACAGGATCCGAATGAGACCATGGAGGATTACGAGGCCGCGCTCGATGG GTCGGACAAGGACGAGGACGGGCACGGGAAGGTCAGGCTGGATCTAGAGAGCGACGAGGAGGACCTCGAGGGTGACGAGGAGGACGACCACACGGAAATTCAAG ACGAGGACATCGAGAACGAGGTGAGCGCGCGTCCGAGGCGCATGTCGGAATTCAACATGGGCACGAAGATCGTGCCGATCCCGCCGGCTTCCTCGTTCTTCGTCTTCTCGCAGACCAACAGGTTTCGAGTATTCTGCCACTGGGTTTGCAATCACAGCTACTTCGGCAACGTCATTCTCGTGTGCATCATGATCTCGTCTGCTATGCTTGCCGCCGAGGATCCCATCGATCCGAATTCTCAGAGGAACAAGATCTTGGCGTACTTCGACTACTTTTTCACCACGGTTTTCACCATAGAAATTTGCCTGAAAACCATATCGTACGGTTTCATTCTGCACGACGGGGCCTTCTGCAGATCGTCTTTCAATCTTCTCGATCTGCTAGTTGTATGCGTATCCATCGTATCCACGCAGCTCAG ttCCGGAGCTATATCGGTGGTGAAAATTCTGCGAGTGCTGAGGGTCTTGAGGCCTCTTCGAGCCATTAATCGTGCCAAAGGACTCAAG TACGTAGTCAAGTGCGTGATCGTCGCCATTAAAACGATCGGCAACATTATGTTGGTCACCTATCTCCTACAGTTCATGTTCGCCGTTATCGGCGTCCAGCTCTTCAAG GGCAAGTTTTTCATGTGCAACGACAGATCGAAGATAACTTCCGAGGAGTGTCA AGGGACCTACATCAAGTACGAGGACGGAAACATCAACAAGCCGTTGACGGAGGAGAGGAAGTGGGAGAGGAACCTGTTCCACTTCGACGACGTCGCCAAAGCAATGTTAACACTTTTTACCGTCTCGACGTTCGAGGGATGGCCCGG GTTACTCTACGTGTCCATCGACTCGAACAAAGAAGACTTCGGACCAATTtacaattttcgaccgatagTGGCAGCTTACTACATCATctacatcatcatcatcgcgtTCTTCATGGTGAACATCTTCGTGGGTTTCGTCATCGTCACGTTTCAGAACGAGGGCGAACAGGAGTACAAAAACTGCGAGCTCGACAAGAATCAG CGCAACTGCATCGAGTTCGCGCTGAAGGCGAAGCCAGTTCGCCGCTACATTCCCAAGCACCGGATCCAGTACAAGGTCTGGTGGTTCGTCACGTCCCAGCCGTTCGAGTACACGATCTTCTGCCTGATCATGATAAACACGGTGACCCTCGCGATGAAGTTCTACCAGCAGCCGAAGGCTTACACCGACCTCCTCGACGGTCTCAACATGGTCTTCACCGCCGTGTTCGCCCTCGAGTTCATATTCAAGCTTGCGGCCTTCCGTTTCAAGAACTACTTCGGCGACGCCTGGAACGTGTTCGACTTCATCATAGTACTCGGTAGCTTCATCGACATCGTCTGCTCCGAAGTGACC ACCGGTCCGCCGGTGGGCATATCCATCAACTTTTTCCGACTGTTTCGCGTAATGAGACTGGTGAAGCTGCTCAGCCGAGGCGAGGGCATCAGGACCCTACTCTGGACTTTTATCAAGTCCTTCCAAGCACTGCCTTATGTAGCCCTCCTCATCGTCATGCTGTTTTTTATCTACGCCGTCATCGGGATGCAGATGTTTGGAAAGATCGTCATCAACGACGAGACGCCCATACACCGCAACAACCATTTCCAGAACTTTCCCCAAGCCGTGCTGGTGCTATTCAGATCTGCCACGG GCGAAGCGTGGCAGGAGATCATGATGGCGTGCTCCTACAACCCGGAGAAGGTTCTTTGCGTCGTTACGCCGAATTCGACCGAGAGCACACCGGACAGCTGCGGATCGGACCTCGCCTTTCCCTACTTCATTTCTTTCTACGTGCTCTGCTCGTTTTTG ATTATTAATCTCTTCGTAGCTGTAATTATGGACAACTTCGACTACCTGACGCGCGATTGGTCAATCCTCGGTCCGCACCATCTCGACGAGTTCATTCGGCTCTGGTCAGAGTACGACCCCGACGCGAAGGGCCGGATCAAGCATCTGGATGTCGTGACGTTGCTCAGGAAAATCTCGCCACCGCTGGGCTTTGGCAAACTCTGTCCTCATCGGGTGGCCTGCAAG AGGCTCGTGTCGATGAACATGCCATTGAACAGCGACggtacggtgctgttcaatgCGACATTGTTTGCGGTGGTACGGACATCGCTGCGAATCAAAACCGAAGGTAACATCGACGAAGCGAACGCCCAGCTACGAGCAGTCATCAAGAAGATCTGGAAGCGAACGAGTCCCAAACTCCTGGACCAAGTGGTCCCACCTCCAGGAG TGGACGATGAGGTAACTGTCGGCAAGTTCTATGCGACTTTCCTCATACAGGACTACTTCCGACGTttcaagaagaaaaaggagcTGGAGATGAAAGAGGGCGACAAGGACTGCCACAACGCGGTAACGCTACAG GCTGGTCTGAGAACACTGCACGAAGCAGGTCCGGAGCTGAAACGCGCCATCTCCGGCAACCTGGAGGAGCTACTGGACGATAACCCAGAGCCAATGCACCGAAGAAACCACTCGCTTTTCGGAAGCGTTTGGTCAAGCATGCGCAAGCATGGCCAACACAGTTTTAACAGGGCCCGTTCGCTCAAACTCAACTCCACCGGCTCCAAG GCTTCGCCGACCAATTCCATAGATTTCCTGCCATATTGTTCGTTGCAGAGGGGAGGTCCGGACGCTCTGAACCAAATCAACGCAAGATCTCATCAAGTCGTGCCGAACGTCGCAgg CGGATTGAGCGACAACGCGATGGGTCAGCTGAGCATCGAGCCGCGGCTGATGGGCGCCGAGGAGAGTATCCCGTTGAGGCCGCTAGCGATCTTCGGAGGGCAACAGCTCATGAACTATAGGCCGCCTCACAAGCTCGTCGA gCGGTCACGGCGGCGCAGTCTTCAGGACGGAGTCGAGCGGCAGGTGACGGGCCCGGCGACGCTCTCACCGACCAGAGCGGCGGCCAGTCCGCCGGCGCAGCGCCATCACCACCGGCTCGTCGCGGTGGCCAGTGCAGCCGCCGCCAGTGACAGGGAGCCGAGCCGGCCGCAGTCCCAGGCGACGGCGACCCACCCGACCTCGGCCGACACGTCCCTCGGAGCGCCGAGCCCCAGCTTCGCCTCCTCGTCCACCTCCGGCACCGAGCCCAGATACCACTCGTACCCCGGCCAGGGATGCTGCGCCGACTGTGCCACCTGGAGCAGCTCTCACG TAGAGGAAGAGCAGGAGAAAAGCGAGCAGGTGGAGGCCGGCCTGGACAACGACATAATCGACCTGGACgaagacgacgaggaggacgtCGACGTCGAACTGGCCGAACTCGACGACGAGACGTCCTTGGAGAGCAGCTCGGCATCGGGCCTGAAGAACGACGACAGCGGCGGCTGGGTCCGCGCGGCGCCCCGGCAGGTCTCCTCCTCGCTGCGCTCGCACTACCACCAGCACCCGCACCGACTCGTCGAGCCCACCAGCTCATCGCCCAGCGTCTCCTACCGGGCCGACAGCTCCTTCGGATCCAAGTCCAGGCCCAGCAGGGACGGCGAGAAGGACAAGGAGAAGGACAAGAGCAAGGGCAAGAAGAGCATCAGCTCCTCGCTGCGGAGCAGGTTCGGCGGGGGCtcgagcagcagccgcaggaACAGCGCCAGGGAGTCCCGGTCCATCGCCAACGGGCTCAAGCTCGCGCAGACCCAGGCGATCGCCGTGGCCGGATTTCTGGCGGACGTCGACGCCAGCCAGTGGAAGGTCTGCGACACCTGCTTCTCGCACCGGGCCTCCTATCACGGCAGAG CATCCTGGGGTCGAGAGAGTAACGGCAGCGTCGGCACAGAGCGCCTGTCCCACAGCCTGCCGGGCAGTCCAGCCGACCGAAAGCCCAACTTCGAGGTCATCGGTAGCGCCGAAAGCCTCGTCGGAAGG GTACTGGTGGAGCAGGGCCTGGGCAAGTACTGCGACCCGGAGTTCGTGCGCTACACGTCCCGCGAGATGCAGGAGGCCTTGGAAATGACGCGCGAGGAAATGGACCGCGCGGCTCACCAGCTCCTGCTCCAGGAACGTCGTGGCCAGCCCCTTGCGTACCaactccagcagcagcagcagcagcagcacagcacGAGTAACACGCTGACGCCACCGACGGCCGATCAGCAGTCCTGGAACTCGGCTTCGACGAATCCACCTAGCGGCGCCACTATTGCTGTCGACTATCAGCCTCTGCACCAAGATGTGCACCATCAGtcccagcagcagccgcagtaCAGACAGCTGCAGCCGCCGTCTTAG